The sequence CTCTCCTCTGTCCTCCTCAGGGTCACGCTTTAAGAAACTGGTGCTCCCCATGGGTTTGGCAGCTGTGGGGGTGTCTGTATGCTACCCTGTTCAAGCTGTGACCGTTTTAAAGGTAAAGTGCCCCCTTCAAGGCCCCACCGCTTCACGCTGCCCTCTCCCAGTTGTGCTCTGGCTATGCGGTCTCCACcctgctgctgctcctcctcTGGAGAGCCTCCAGATAGGCCTCAGATTGCACTTTCATGTAGCATTGCTTTTcagttttgtaattgtttttgttttttgttttctgttggcACACACAACATCTGTTGAAAAATAATGTTGCCTGACAGTTTGACCTCATCGTTGATGGTGGTTCTACAaggaatatttcagttttgtttttggtttttttaaagactgtgtccctgtttctctctttcaatctgtgtctctgtctgcctgTATCTGTCTTTATCGAGGTGTTTGTGTGGAGGCTGCTGTCTCTGCCTATGAGTGCTCAGTGTGCTCTGACCGCCGGAGCCAAGCGGTGATGCGCTGTGCTGTGTTTCCTAGGTGACGGGGAAGAAGGCGTACGCAGCCAGTCAGTGGTCCAGTGGCACTCTCGGCTCGCTATGGAAACAGATCAGTGCCAAAGCACCCAGCCCACAGGTACTGAGGACACGACACTCTGTTGTGACTAAAGCACAGCCTTAGCTGAGCCTGCACAATGCTAGGCACACAGGCATCAGGAGCAAGGGGagtcttttatatatttgtgtgtttattgatttatttgccaCTCCTAagctctgattttttttttttattataatttttttatataaatggttCTTGATTCGTTCTGTAAAAACTTGCCCTGCCTGCTTTATCCCCATTGGGCTCAGCCCCTGAGTCTCAAGCATCAGTAGTGTAATCTGACAGTTCCTTCCTGTGCCACCGCTTGCTAGGTGCATCTGATTATTGGTCACACATCTTGCACAAGCTTGTAGTGCAACCCTTTGGCAAAATAATTTTCTCAATTAATGTTttggtttaaaataatacatttagcaGTCTTTGCAAGGATGGCTTTTTTGTAGCAGGGCGTATTGACCTGAATTGGATGCAGACTGTAAGTGTCACACAGGTGTTTGATTAACAGTTTGTGTGGAGACCAGAGTTCCTACACTGACCTGCCACCACTTTTACACCTTCTGTGTGTGTTCCCCACAGCAGCCGGTGCCAGAAATCTCACCCTCTCACACTATCTCTGGCCCGGAGGAGGCTACATCACAGGTGCCCCCACCTCCTGAGGCagcccctgctgctgctgctgccccccCTCCACTGGAGCTCTCCATGCTAGAGGAGATGCCCCCCTCACCCCCTGCAGTGGACCCCGCCTCCCCAGAGCCCATTGCTGCTGAGCCCCCAGAGCTGAAGCAGATGGCTGCCCCAGCACCTGCCCCCGAGACCCCCACAGGTACGCTCGTCCTCCTGACAATAAAAATATTAGAAAGAGCTaaatgtgtatagacaacattttattcagaaataacaactttttttttatccacatgcaacaataacaatacatattcgctatttagtagcctattattatcatcatcatctatGTGattgtagatgtattttaaatgccacaacttgactcccttaacttactacagatttgtaactgcaaacaacagtttttgccctattatttttaatttactttacagacgccccttaaccagggcaagttatagctgaaacaaaatacacgtttctcgattaatcatacagtaacagcagctacaatatagcaggttctaatttaactaaagtgtgcacgtttcagtcatggtgtttatgcagctaacaCATTGCCACAACGTAAATTATATTgctgcaacattgtgtgttagcagggtatttatttatttataacttgTAAATGGATACATGTTAACTTGTGTTCACCTTCATACTGATggtctctgcggggctgttgtacaacagacctgcacaccTTTCACAATGATGGCCTGAAACACCATCCAGTTGTTAATAAATTCAGCTGCTACCGATGAAATTAAGGtcctttagtttatttttttaacttgtcaCAGTGCTGCACTGGGGTCCTGTAAAATCCATATTTGTCaactttttaatacactcgaatattaactgtaagcagtaatggTTTCTTTGTGGACCTCAATCCATGCTGCTAATGAAACTGTAACTTGTTTGTGATCCCACTGTAAACTGTAATCCCACACGGCACTTCATAATGTAGCTGAGGTAGATTCTGATACGTTTCTATTCCCTGTCCGTCTAAAGTCAATCACACATCTATGAAAACGAAGTCTGTCCGTAcacgtccgccagtggaaacggcaTTAATCTGCTCACTGCAGCATGAGCATTTCTCCGTACGGCTAAGCTGTGCCTAATGCTGCCCAAGAATCTGTCCAGTTCTTTTCGCAGCTTTGTGCGGAGAGATGTTTCAGACAAACCAGATTTTAAGCAAACTGAGGGCCTGCACTGGGGGCCAGGTTAGCGATTAGAAAAGCAGGAACACTACTGTCTCAGCCCTCCTCAGCCCACCGTCCCCTCTCACTATCCTctttctccacctctctctgtaGACATCTCGGCAAAGCCACGATTCACCCCTGACCCCAAACTGCTGGACCATGGACAGGGCAATCCAGAGGACGCGGACATGTACAGCACACGAAGCTGAGCACCACATGGGGCATGATGGAGGCGATGTACTGCGACAgggtcactcacacacaccccagCCTTTCCCTTCACCTCCCAACATCATCTGAACTCCTGTGAAACACCCCTTTCTATATTTCTTTAACAGATTTTTcaatttggaaaaaatatatttgagaaCTATGCAAGCTTTATGActatttgtattaatgtatcTATGTGTATTGTACATCCCAAATTAATCACTTTGGAGAAAAATAACGATCTTCATTAAGGTTTAATTTAGATGTTtgcatatatttgcatataatgtgtatttgtgtatgagAACATAACTGTTTGTTTCCCACAGTTGTGATTGCTCCAGCCCTGAATCTTTATGGGGTTTAATTGGTATGCTGTTGTTAGCTCCACTAGCTCAGAGAGACTGGGTCAGTTTCTATAAAACAGTATAGCAACTGTGGGTATTGCAGCGTGATTTGGAGAGTACTGCACAGAAATGTgtacattatacatatattattatgcCATGGCCTACTCAATAtggaacaaacacaaacatgtatTATATGTACATACGCACACATTTTATCTATACGTGTATACACGCAAATATACAGTGGGCTTCATAAGTGAAATTTCCTTCCAATTTGtttctcattattattttttttaactctggTCAGAGTGGTGCTATTCGTCCCAGTGAGGGCAGCCAATGTTTCCAATAAGGCAAGTAGCAGAGTTGGCAAGGGCTGGGCAGTATATTAATCTTTGCTGTAAATTGGATGGTAGGAAGGGAAATTTTGGAAATATCAAAATGCTTagagagtattattattatttttatttatttttcttagcagatgcccttatccagggctacATCACTACATAAAGACATGCTTACAAAAATTAAGGGATTTGAAAAATGGTCATTCTGCAACATTTCAGAAGTCTCACACCTGACAGTCACATGCTTTATAGAGGA is a genomic window of Amia ocellicauda isolate fAmiCal2 chromosome 10, fAmiCal2.hap1, whole genome shotgun sequence containing:
- the apool gene encoding MICOS complex subunit MIC27 isoform X1, producing the protein MAGKAVALAVPAALGLASLRVYAGGESRSSEGLVYTQQLSVYSAPVQKLQFEEESPGRLQTGLGSVRTGLRPYVQTVKGACASVKNGVITVVDFGQDSYMYLKDPPPGFLPRVSLITVCGLTGLVLARTGSRFKKLVLPMGLAAVGVSVCYPVQAVTVLKVTGKKAYAASQWSSGTLGSLWKQISAKAPSPQQPVPEISPSHTISGPEEATSQVPPPPEAAPAAAAAPPPLELSMLEEMPPSPPAVDPASPEPIAAEPPELKQMAAPAPAPETPTDISAKPRFTPDPKLLDHGQGNPEDADMYSTRS
- the apool gene encoding MICOS complex subunit MIC27 isoform X2, coding for MAGKAVALAVPAALGLASLRVYAGGESRSSEGLVYTQQLSVYSAPVQKLQFEEESPGRLQTGLGSVRTGLRPYVQTVKGACASVKNGVITVVDFGQDSYMYLKDPPPGFLPRVSLITVCGLTGLVLARTGSRFKKLVLPMGLAAVGVSVCYPVQAVTVLKVTGKKAYAASQWSSGTLGSLWKQISAKAPSPQPVPEISPSHTISGPEEATSQVPPPPEAAPAAAAAPPPLELSMLEEMPPSPPAVDPASPEPIAAEPPELKQMAAPAPAPETPTDISAKPRFTPDPKLLDHGQGNPEDADMYSTRS